From one Salmo salar chromosome ssa09, Ssal_v3.1, whole genome shotgun sequence genomic stretch:
- the LOC123744652 gene encoding protocadherin alpha-8-like has protein sequence MGRRRQRERVWILCVALLCLFDWSAAQISYSVSEEVDKGTFVGNLAKDLNLNVQELESRGLRIVSGQSKRYFEANLKTGILYVNERIDREELCPITVKCSLNIQAILRDPMQLHRIEVNILDTNDNAPIFLEQYHTFNISELSSPGDRYPLPIGNDADTGSNSVNSYKLSPNEHFSLDVQSGGEQSVSAELVLQKALDREKQPVIQLTLTAVDGGKPPRSGTLQIIVNVIDVNDNTPTFAKPLYKVRVNENVSLGTKILKLEATDLDQGVNSELVYSFSKRGSVNSADVFSIDQQSGEITVKSELDHEQNAAYELRVQATDQGHSPRSGYSKVLVEVIDVNDNVPEVSVTSLMSPIKEDAEIGTVVALMTVTDMDGGKNGLTNCKIVGSVPFKLKSNYKNDYSLVVDGPLDRESASQYNVTITATDEGTPPLSSTSVITVHVSDVNDNAPRFSEPIINVYVKENSPVGDVIYTISAFDPDSDENTKMTYSLLDKSVSVSSSVNINSDTGDIISLQSFNYEEIKTFQFKVQATDSGAPPLSSNVTVNVFILDENDNSPGILAPYSEHGSVNAENVPYSAEAGYFVAKIRAVDADSGYNALLSYHISEPKGTNLFRIGTSTGELRTKRRMSDNDLKTHPLVVLVSDNGEPSLSATVSIDVVVVESTGEIQTQFRNVPRKEENFSDLNLYLLIAISSVSVIFLLSLISLIAVKCHRTEDSFRRYSAPMITTHPDGSWSYSKSTQQYDVCFSSDTLKSDVVVFPAPYPPADAELISINGNDTFNRTQTLPNKEEVRSTPKRAYFL, from the coding sequence ATGGGTCGTCGAAGACAAAGAGAACGCGTTTGGATCCTGTGCGTCGCGTTGCTTTGTTTATTTGACTGGTCTGCAGCGCAGATCTCTTACTCCGTTTCAGAGGAGGTGGACAAAGGCACGTTTGTGGGGAATCTGGCTAAGGATTTAAACCTTAATGTTCAGGAACTGGAGTCGAGGGGTCTAAGGATTGTATCGGGACAGAGTAAGAGGTATTTTGAGGCGAATTTAAAAACGGGGATTCTGTACGTTAACGAGAGGATAGACCGAGAGGAGCTTTGTCCGATTACGGTAAAGTGCTCTTTAAACATACAGGCCATACTGAGGGATCCAATGCAGCTCCACCGCATTGAGGTGAATATTTTAGATACAAATGACAATGCGCCGATCTTCCTTGAACAATATCACACGTTTAACATTTCGGAATTATCTTCACCTGGAGATAGATATCCATTACCGATAGGTAATGACGCAGATACGGGCAGCAACTCGGTAAACAGCTACAAGCTGAGCCCGAATGAACACTTCTCCCTGGATGTACAGAGCGGTGGAGAGCAGAGTGTGTCTGCTGAGTTAGTGCTGCAGAAAGCTTTAGACCGAGAGAAACAGCCCGTTATCCAGCTCACACTGACCGCTGTAGATGGAGGAAAACCTCCTAGATCCGGGACGTTACAGATCATTGTCAACGTAATAGATGTCAATGATAACACGCCAACATTTGCTAAACCACTTTACAAGGTCCGTGTTAATGAAAATGTATCTTTAGGGACAAAAATATTAAAGCTGGAAGCTACAGATTTAGACCAGGGTGTGAATAGTGAACTTGTTTATTCATTTAGCAAACGTGGTAGTGTTAACTCGGCCGATGTGTTTTCTATAGATCAACAAAGTGGCGAAATTACTGTAAAATCTGAATTGGATCATGAACAAAACGCAGCATATGAGCTACGTGTGCAAGCTACGGACCAAGGTCATTCACCTCGTAGTGGTTATTCTAAAGTGTTAGTTGAAGTTATTGATGTCAATGACAATGTTCCTGAGGTGTCCGTGACGTCACTCATGAGCCCTATCAAGGAGGATGCTGAGATAGGGACAGTGGTGGCCTTGATGACAGTAACTGATATGGACGGAGGTAAAAACGGACTTACCAACTGTAAGATTGTTGGGTCTGTTCCTTTTAAACTAAAGTCAAACTACAAAAACGATTATTCTTTAGTGGTCGACGGGCCTCTGGACAGGGAGAGCGCTTCTCAGTATAATGTCACCATCACAGCTACTGATGAAGGGACCCCGCCTCTCTCCAGCACCAGCGTTATTACAGTACACGTTTCTGATGTAAATGACAACGCTCCTCGCTTCTCAGAACCCATTATTAATGTTTATGTGAAAGAGAACAGTCCTGTAGGTGACGTCATTTATACAATATCTGCTTTTGATCCAGATTCAGATGAAAATACGAAGATGACGTATTCGTTATTAGATAAAAGTGTTTCAGTATCATCATCTGTAAATATAAACTCGGATACTGGAGATATAATCAGTCTACAGTCTTTTAACTATGAGGAGATCAAGACTTTCCAGTTTAAAGTTCAGGCCACAGACTCTGGTGCTCCTCCACTCAGCAGCAACGTGACTGTGAACGTTTTTATCCTGGATGAGAATGACAACAGTCCTGGGATTCTCGCGCCCTATTCTGAACACGGCTCCGTTAACGCTGAGAACGTTCCCTATTCTGCTGAAGCGGGCTACTTTGTGGCCAAGATCAGGGCTGTAGACGCCGACTCTGGCTACAATGCGCTGCTTTCTTATCACATCTCTGAGCCCAAGGGAACCAACCTCTTCCGAATCGGAACCAGCACCGGGGAACTGAGGACTAAGAGGAGAATGAGTGACAATGACCTGAAAACTCACCCTCTGGTCGTGTTGGTTTCTGATAACGGAGAACCCTCACTGTCAGCGACTGTGTCTATTGATGTAGTGGTGGTTGAAAGTACAGGTGAAATCCAGACTCAGTTCAGAAATGTACCGAGAAAGGAGGAGAACTTCTCTGATTTAAACCTGTATTTGTTGATCGCCATTTCCTCGGTATCAGTGATATTTTTACTGAGCCTCATCAGTTTAATAGCTGTAAAATGCCACAGGACAGAGGACAGTTTCAGAAGGTACAGCGCCCCAATGATCACCACACACCCTGACGGAAGCTGGTCTTACTCTAAATCTACTCAGCAGTATGACGTGTGTTTCAGCTCAGACACACTGAAGAGTGACGTAGTGGTTTTCCCCGCTCCGTATCCACCTGCAGATGCAGAACTGATCAGTATTAATGGAAATGACACGTTTAACAGGACTCAGACGTTACCCAACAAAGAGGAGGTAAGATCTACACCTAAACGGGCCTATTTTCTATAA